ATCAAATAGTGGCGAACGCACTATCCTTAGAGACAGAAGGGCCGCCTCCAGGATGGGTACTCCGTCCCGCGAGAATGTGGCGGTAAATCCGACCGCACAGGGCGTGCAACGGCAGAGGGTGTCAGATGGATTTCTTCGGTAATATTCTGGGCCAGGGGAAGAACGCGAATCCCTCCGTAAAACAGGGGCTCTCCCAGTTTGAGGCCGGGAACTACAATGAAGCGGTAAAGAGTTTCGAGAAGGCGCTCAAGATCGAGCCTGAGAACGGCCCGGTCAGGCTGGCCATGGGCCAGGCTCTCGCCTGTCTCGGCAGGGACGATGAGGCTGCAGGGTGGCTGAGGAAGGCTCTTGAGTCGTCTCCCGACGACGCCGGAGCCATACGGACACTGGGGCACGTCCTTACAAGGACCGGCGACTACGAGGAAGCGGCCGGATGCTTCGCGAAGCTCGCGGAAGGGAAGCCTGCGAACACGGATGCCCGGTACTGGCAGGGGGAGATGCTCGAGCGGCTCGGCCGGTACGCAGAGGCGGCAGAGGTCTATGCCCGGGCGCTCGACGCGAACCCGGAGGATGCCGTCCTCCGTGAGAGACTGGGGAAGATGTTTGAGCGGACCGGCGACTTCCGGGAAGCGGCCGCCTGTTTTGAGCGGGTTCTCAGGACGGACCCCGGCAGAACAGCCCTGCTCGCAAGGAAAGGGACCGCCCTCTTAAACCTGGGGGACCTCCCCGGTGCCGTCGAGGCATTCGACCGGGTGCTCGAGAGAGAGCCCCGCAACCCCGACGCGCTCTACGGGAAAGCCCGCGCGTTCGAAAGCCTCGGCCGGTTCCAGGATGCCGCCGGCTGCTACGCAACGATCGCCTCCGCGGAGCAGGGGAATGTTCATGCCTGGTACCACCGCGGCTCGCTTCTCCTCCAGGCAGGGAACTATAAAGAGGCGATGGAATGTTTCGAGAAGGTCGCCCTCACCGACCCCGACCACATCCCGGTGCGCTACTCCATGGGTCTCGTCTACGACACGCTCGGCAGTTACGATCGGGCGGTCAAGAGCTTCGATCACGTCTTAAAGCATGACCAGAACAGGATCCAGGTCTGGTATGCCCGCGGCATGGCGCTCTTCCGCCTCGGCCGGTACGCTGAAGCGGTCCGGTCCTTCGACCGGGTGCTCGAGAACCGGGCGATGGGCGGGATGAAGTGGATCGGGAGCGGCAGCGACCTTGCCCTCTTCGAGAGAGACGGCGCGGACGCTCTCCAGAAGCCGAAGTCGCAGAACCTCGATACCCGCAGCGAGACCATCCTGAACTGCCGGGGGGCTGCCCTGCTCTTCCTCGGCAGGTACGCCGAGGCCCAGGAGAACTTCAAGCAGGTTCTCGAGGCCGAGCCCGGAAACATCCTCACGCTGCAGCAGAACGCTGCCGCACTCGTCCACCTCGGCAGGTATGACGAGGCCGACCGGTGCCTGGATACTGTTCTCGAGAGAGAACCCCATAACGCTGCTGCCCGTCTGATGAAGGCCGACGTCCTGATGAATCTCGGCAGGTACGACGACGCGCTTGCTCACCTCGAACGGGTCCCTGCCGCCGGCGAGGACGACCTCCACCTCCTGCAGAGGAAGGCCGAAGCCCTGATGCACCTCTCCCGGTACGCAGAGGCAGCAGAGACGTTCGCCGCCCTCCTGCGGGCCAACCCGGGAGACACCGCCGCAGAGAAGAGCAGAGGAGACGCGCTGATGCATCTCGGACGCTACGAGGAGGCTCTCTCCTGCTTCGACCGGGCGCTTCAGGGGAACCCGGCCGACCGGGTCTCCCTGCTCGGCAGGAGCGCGGCGCTCGAACGCCTCGGACGTTACGCCGAAGCGCTCGAATCGGTCGACCGCGCGATGCGGGCAAATCCCGGGGAGACCGGAACGCTCGTCCGGAAGGCACGGCTTCTCGAGGCCGTCGGGCGCTATGCCGAAGCCGCCGACTGCTACCAGACGCTGCTTGCAGCCAATCCGGGGGCCGGGGGGAACCTGCTGAACCTCGGGGCCGTCCTTGCCACGCTCGGCAGATACGGAGAGGCCGCCGACCGGTTCGGGAAGGCTATCGAGACCGCTCCAGAAGACCTCTTCGCATGGTATAACAGGGGCAGGGCTCTCGAGCGGATGGGGCAGTACGCAGATGCGGCGGAGTGCTATGCGAAAGTGACCAGGGGACGGCCGGGAGATACCGGCGCCTGGTTTGCGCTCGCTGTCGCTCTCGCGCGTCTCGGCAGGCACCAGGAGGCGATCGAGTGCTGCGACCTGGTGCTCGCCGCCGACGGCTCGAATACGCGGGTGGCAAAGATCCGGGCGGATATGCTGGAGGCCGTCGGCAGGCACGCGGAGGCGGCAGAGGCATACGAGCACTACCTGGAGACCTCTCCCGGCGACCGCGACGCGCGGATGGCGTTCGGGATGACGCTTGAGCGGGCCGGGAAGTTCGGGGACGCGATCAAGCAGTATGCGATGGTGCTCGAGCGCGACGAGCGCGACGTGGAGGCCTGGTATACCCTCGAGAGCGCTCTCCTGCACATGGGGCGGTACGAGGAGGCGCTGGAGTGCTCGAACGGCATCATCGAGGCCAGCCCGGAGAGCCGGGCCGCCTGGCAGCGGCGCGGGGAGATCTTCATGTGGCTCGGCCGGTACGCCGACGCGGTGGAGTGCTTTGAGAAGGTGATCCGGGCCGATCCGGCCGACACCCTCACCCTGCGGAGGCTTGGAGAGGCCCACGAGAAGGCCGGCAGGTACCAGGACGCCCTTG
This portion of the Methanoculleus caldifontis genome encodes:
- a CDS encoding tetratricopeptide repeat protein translates to MDFFGNILGQGKNANPSVKQGLSQFEAGNYNEAVKSFEKALKIEPENGPVRLAMGQALACLGRDDEAAGWLRKALESSPDDAGAIRTLGHVLTRTGDYEEAAGCFAKLAEGKPANTDARYWQGEMLERLGRYAEAAEVYARALDANPEDAVLRERLGKMFERTGDFREAAACFERVLRTDPGRTALLARKGTALLNLGDLPGAVEAFDRVLEREPRNPDALYGKARAFESLGRFQDAAGCYATIASAEQGNVHAWYHRGSLLLQAGNYKEAMECFEKVALTDPDHIPVRYSMGLVYDTLGSYDRAVKSFDHVLKHDQNRIQVWYARGMALFRLGRYAEAVRSFDRVLENRAMGGMKWIGSGSDLALFERDGADALQKPKSQNLDTRSETILNCRGAALLFLGRYAEAQENFKQVLEAEPGNILTLQQNAAALVHLGRYDEADRCLDTVLEREPHNAAARLMKADVLMNLGRYDDALAHLERVPAAGEDDLHLLQRKAEALMHLSRYAEAAETFAALLRANPGDTAAEKSRGDALMHLGRYEEALSCFDRALQGNPADRVSLLGRSAALERLGRYAEALESVDRAMRANPGETGTLVRKARLLEAVGRYAEAADCYQTLLAANPGAGGNLLNLGAVLATLGRYGEAADRFGKAIETAPEDLFAWYNRGRALERMGQYADAAECYAKVTRGRPGDTGAWFALAVALARLGRHQEAIECCDLVLAADGSNTRVAKIRADMLEAVGRHAEAAEAYEHYLETSPGDRDARMAFGMTLERAGKFGDAIKQYAMVLERDERDVEAWYTLESALLHMGRYEEALECSNGIIEASPESRAAWQRRGEIFMWLGRYADAVECFEKVIRADPADTLTLRRLGEAHEKAGRYQDALAAYTRVLDKEPTSIETLHARSSALLRLGRYDEAVRSIDKIIVLQADNPAALFMRGAVLEKAGRYGDALVSYEKALSVAPKNAAIWNATGVLMDTLGRHADAVKAFDSAIGLGDGDAHAWLCKGIALGHLGKHDQAATCFEKVLEKEPRHARAWYLKGRALDRQGRFADAVECFRKALDSEGER